In Candidatus Manganitrophus morganii, the genomic window AATTGATCTAGGTCTCAATTTCATCGACACCGCCCTCTCCTATGGAAATGGACATAGCGAGCGGCTGATCGGAAAGTTGGTTTCGCAGCGATCCGAGAGAATTTACGTTGCCACCAAGATTCCCCCCAAGAATTTGGAGTGGCCCGCGAGAAAGAGAGTCCGGCTGAAGGAGGTCTTCCCCAAGGATCATATCATCGCATGCACGGAGATGAGTCTAATGAACCTAGGGGTGGATCGGATCGATCTTCAGCATCTTCACGTCTGGGCGCCTAATTGGATCGACGAGATGGAGTGGCGTGAAACTCTTCAACAACTCAAGAGAGAAGGGAAGATCGCCCATTTCGGCATTTCGATCAATGACCATGAGCCGAACAGTGCTCTGGATGTTGTTGCGGCGGACCTGATCGATACCGTCCAAGTGATTTACAACATTTTCGATCCGAACGCGGCCTTTCCTCTGTTTCGTCTTTGCGAGGAAAAGAATGTCGGTATCATCGTCCGATCCCCTTTTGATGAAGGGGCGCTCACCGGCGCTATTACGCTGGAAACCCATTTCGAGCCCGGAGATTGGAGAGAAGCGTATTTTACACCAAAAAGGAGAAAAGAGATCGTAGCGCGTGTGAAACGCTTGAAGAGTTTGTTGGATGAAGCCGGGGCAAATGATGTTGGAGAGCTGGCTCTTCGTTATTGTCTTTCGCATCCAGCGGTTTCAACGGTCGTCCCCGGAATGAGAAAGACGGAGCATGTTTACCGCAATATTCTAGCTTCTAAGGGAGGAACCCTTTCGAGTGAGGTTCTGGAAAAAATGGCTCCACATGCCTGGCCAAAGAACT contains:
- a CDS encoding aldo/keto reductase, which codes for MRYRPLGKTGYSVSEIGFGGWGIGGDIWKGGNDQASLSALHLAIDLGLNFIDTALSYGNGHSERLIGKLVSQRSERIYVATKIPPKNLEWPARKRVRLKEVFPKDHIIACTEMSLMNLGVDRIDLQHLHVWAPNWIDEMEWRETLQQLKREGKIAHFGISINDHEPNSALDVVAADLIDTVQVIYNIFDPNAAFPLFRLCEEKNVGIIVRSPFDEGALTGAITLETHFEPGDWREAYFTPKRRKEIVARVKRLKSLLDEAGANDVGELALRYCLSHPAVSTVVPGMRKTEHVYRNILASKGGTLSSEVLEKMAPHAWPKNFYSSGTRNYVTRMLKKCLSYFKRSTED